Proteins encoded in a region of the Phaenicophaeus curvirostris isolate KB17595 chromosome 1, BPBGC_Pcur_1.0, whole genome shotgun sequence genome:
- the RWDD2B gene encoding RWD domain-containing protein 2B isoform X1: MTNREEAEIQVSELDLLSSMFPYEEEFIVTDQLAVAELKHYVENESAEMPSSKVQFILNVKPEDSNTSMMEFSMACALPFKYPTVLPEITVRSSLLSRSQQIHLNSDLKTYLMQNCSGEPCMLSAREWVKDHAVAYIDKEVSSSSVTTSNALQAEDVTFTRLWIYSHHIYNKQKRKNIIEWAKELSLSGFCMPGKPGVVCVEGLQSSCEEFWSRVRRLTWKRILIRHREDVSLEGGGDAEIQKQRKFSTLEEKCFDAHGARGNHMDLGQLYHFLEEKGCADIFQMYFGVEGH, encoded by the exons ATGACTAACCGAGAAGAAGCAGAGATACAAGTTTCAGAATTAGATTTACTCTCCAGCATGTTTCCTTATGAGGAAGAGTTCATTGTAACTGACCAGCTGGCAGTAGCAGAACTGAAGCACTATGTTGAAAATGAATCTGCAGAGATGCCATCTTCAAAAGTTCAGTTTATACTGAATGTAAAGCCAGAGGACTCTAACACCTCTATG ATGGAATTTTCTATGGCCTGTGCTTTACCATTTAAGTATCCAACTGTTCTACCAGAAATTACTGTGAG gtCATCATTATTAAGCCGCTCTCAGCAGATTCACCTGAACTCTGATCTAAAAACATATTTGATGCAAAACTGCAGTGGTGAGCCCTGCATGTTGAGTGCAAGGGAATGGGTTAAAGACCATGCGGTTGCTTACATTGACAAAGAGGTTTCATCGTCCTCAGTGACAACATCAAATGCCTTGCAGGCAGAAGATGTCACATTCACTCGATTGTGGATCTATAGTCATCACATTTACAacaagcaaaaaagaaagaatattatTGAATGGGCTAAGGAGCTCTCTCTGTCAGGGTTTTGTATGCCAGGGAAACCAGGTGTTGTTTGTGTAGAAGGTCTACAAAGCAGTTGTGAAGAGTTCTGGTCAAG AGTAAGAAGATTAACGTGGAAAAGAATTCTCATTCGGCACAGAGAAGATGTTTCTTTGGAAGGTGGAGGAGATGCTGAgattcagaaacaaagaaaattctccactttggaagaaaaatgttttgatgcACATGGTGCCAGAGGAAATCATATGGATTTAGGGCAGCTGTATCATTTCCTAGAAGAAAAAGGATGTGCCGACATTTTTCAAATGTACTTTGGGGTTGAAGGGCATTGA
- the RWDD2B gene encoding RWD domain-containing protein 2B isoform X2, which produces MTNREEAEIQVSELDLLSSMFPYEEEFIVTDQLAVAELKHYVENESAEMPSSKVQFILNVKPEDSNTSMMEFSMACALPFKYPTVLPEITVRSSLLSRSQQIHLNSDLKTYLMQNCSVTTSNALQAEDVTFTRLWIYSHHIYNKQKRKNIIEWAKELSLSGFCMPGKPGVVCVEGLQSSCEEFWSRVRRLTWKRILIRHREDVSLEGGGDAEIQKQRKFSTLEEKCFDAHGARGNHMDLGQLYHFLEEKGCADIFQMYFGVEGH; this is translated from the exons ATGACTAACCGAGAAGAAGCAGAGATACAAGTTTCAGAATTAGATTTACTCTCCAGCATGTTTCCTTATGAGGAAGAGTTCATTGTAACTGACCAGCTGGCAGTAGCAGAACTGAAGCACTATGTTGAAAATGAATCTGCAGAGATGCCATCTTCAAAAGTTCAGTTTATACTGAATGTAAAGCCAGAGGACTCTAACACCTCTATG ATGGAATTTTCTATGGCCTGTGCTTTACCATTTAAGTATCCAACTGTTCTACCAGAAATTACTGTGAG gtCATCATTATTAAGCCGCTCTCAGCAGATTCACCTGAACTCTGATCTAAAAACATATTTGATGCAAAACTGCAGTG TGACAACATCAAATGCCTTGCAGGCAGAAGATGTCACATTCACTCGATTGTGGATCTATAGTCATCACATTTACAacaagcaaaaaagaaagaatattatTGAATGGGCTAAGGAGCTCTCTCTGTCAGGGTTTTGTATGCCAGGGAAACCAGGTGTTGTTTGTGTAGAAGGTCTACAAAGCAGTTGTGAAGAGTTCTGGTCAAG AGTAAGAAGATTAACGTGGAAAAGAATTCTCATTCGGCACAGAGAAGATGTTTCTTTGGAAGGTGGAGGAGATGCTGAgattcagaaacaaagaaaattctccactttggaagaaaaatgttttgatgcACATGGTGCCAGAGGAAATCATATGGATTTAGGGCAGCTGTATCATTTCCTAGAAGAAAAAGGATGTGCCGACATTTTTCAAATGTACTTTGGGGTTGAAGGGCATTGA